The following DNA comes from Microbacterium terregens.
GACGCGCCGGGCCAATGCGTTCTTCCAGGTCTGATCCGCGGCGCGGATCAGAGACCGCGGTCGTCCGCTCCCATGTCCCCGGTGCGCACTTCGCCCGCGGGACCGTAACGCAGCAGCACCGCCCCCTGGGCCGAGACCAGCGGGCGCTCCAGCAGTGTCATCGTCGCCGGCGCGGCGCCGTCCGGGAAGAGCTTCTTGCCCTGCCCCAGCACGACCGGGTACACCCACAGGCTGAGCTCGTCGTAGGCGCCCGCGGCCAGCAGGGACTGGACGAAGTCGATGCTGCCGATCACGTGGATCCGCTCGTGCTTGTCCCGCAGCGCGACGACGTCGGCGACGGCATCCGGTCCCAGCTGTGACGTGCCCGCCCAGTCCAGCGCCAGCGGGTGACGGGATGCGACGTACTTCGGGATCCTGTTGAACGTCTGGGCGATCGGGGCGTCCGCGCCGGTGTGCTGGGGCCAGTAGGACGCGAAGATGTCGTAGGTCTTCCGGCCCAGCACCAGCGCGTCCATCGCGGCGATACCCTCGCCGACGGACCGGCCGTCCACCTCGCCGATCAGAGGCGCCTGCCATCCGCCGAACGGGAAGCCCGATTCGCGGTCCTCGTCCGGGCCGCCCGGCGCCTGGGCCACGCCGTCCAGGGTGAGAAACAGATCGATGTAGATCCGACCGGTCATGGGTTGTCCTTTCATGCCGCAGCCGCGGGGACTGCAGCGGGTGAGTCGATGTGGAATGTCGAGGCGAACCCCTCGAGCAGGTCCGCCCGCCCCGAGACCACGGCGAGCACGTCCTGCGCGATGGCCTCGGCGGGAGTCAGCTCCCCCGAGATGAGGCGGCGGATCCCCGGCCCTGCCGCGAACACCAGGTCGGCCTCCCCCGTGGGCAGCCGACCCCCCACGGGCGGGGCCGGTGGGGCGAGCTGAGCGATCCGTAGGTGCTCGCCGTCCACCTGAACCCGCAGCGCGACCTCGCCGACGTGCACTTCGTAGTCGGCCGCAGGCAGTCCGGCCGCGGCATCCGCTCGGAAAGCGGTCCGCAGCGCCATCGTCAGGGAGTCCGCGGTCACGACGTCGTCGGGACCGGGTTCGCCCATCTGTCGGAAGCCCCACCGGCCCAGCGCGAGCACGATCGGCTCGAGCTCGCGCCCGTAGTCGGTGAGTTCGTACACGAGCCCGGTTCGGTACAGCGGCGCGCGGCGCACGACACCGCCCTCCTGGAGTTCCTTCAACCGTGTGGAGAGGATGTTGGTGGGGATCTTCGGCAAGCCCTGCTTGAGGTCCGTGTACCGACGCGGGCCGACGAGCAGATCGCGGACGATGAGCATCGCCCATCGCTCGCCGATCAACTCGACGGCCGTCGTGACCCCGCAGTACTGCCCGTAGCTGCGAGAGGCCACCCGCTACGCCTGGGCGTGCTCGGCCAGGTACACCTCGGGGCCCTGTTCCGCCGCCTGCGGCTCCATGTAGAGGAACCCGAGGATGTTGCCGTCGGGGTCTTCCAGATCCCGGCTGTACATGAAGCCGTAATCCTGCGCCGGCTTGGGCTCGGTGCCACCACTGGCCAGTCCCGCGGCCATGATCGCGTCGACCTCGTCGCGCGAGTCACGACTGAGCCCGATGCTCGTCTGCGCGTGGGTCTTCGGGTCGATGATCTGCTTGTCGGTGAAGGTCGCGAAGTACTCCTTGGTGAGCACCATGAAGAAGACGTTCTCGTCCCAGACGATGCACGCGGCGTTCTCGTCGGTGAACAGCGGATTGATGCCGGCGCCGAGAGCGGTGTAGAACGCCTTCGCGCGTTCCAGATCGGACGTCGGGATGTTGACGAAGATGTGCGTCATTTCTTTCTCCTTGCCGGTCGTGTGTGCGGCTCCGCCGCGGGTGATGACGACATGGTTGCAAAAAGCAAGTGTGCTTGTCAATAGCAAGTGTCGGCGTCTCCGCCCCACGGGGGATGTTCGTCGACCGGCTCCCCCGTACCGTGGATGCCATGCCCGTGCTCACCGTTCCCGCCGGGGCGACGACTCGCCCGCGCCCGACCCCGAACGAGCTCCGCGCCGACATCTGGCTCGCCGGCGGACTCCTCCTGGGCGCGATCCTGAGCGCGGCTCTCGGCTCGGTGGCCGGGGTGTACGGCGAGGACAGCACGCACCTGAGCTGGGCGCTGCTCTACACGGTCGCGCTGACCGCGCCGCTGGCCGTTCGCCGCCGGTTCCCCGAGATCGCCGCCGTCGTCGTCGCCGTGGCGTTCTTCGTGGGCGTCTCACTGAAGGTTCCCGAGCTGTACGTCGGCAACATCGCTCTGTTCATCGCCATGTATACAGTCGGCGCCTGGGTGGACGACCGTCGCCGCGCGAACCTCATCCGCATCCTGATCATCGTCGGCATGTTCGGGTGGCTCCTGATCACCACGTTCCAGTCCGCGACGGCACCCACCGACGAAGGCTTCTCGCGGGTGGGTGTGTTCTCGCCGTTCGTGGCGTTCATGCTGATCCAGTTCCTCGTGAACGCCGCATTCTTCGGGGGCGCGTACTACATGGGTGATCGGGCATATGCCGCGGCGATCGAACGCACCGCTCTGCACGAGCGCACCGTCGAGCTCGAACGCGAGCGCGAGCGCACCTCCGCCCAGGCCGTCGCCCTCGATCGGGTGCGGATCGCGCGCGAACTGCACGACGTGGTCGCGCATCATGTGTCGGCCATGGGCGTTCAGGCCGGCGCCGCGCGGGCTGTGCTGGAACGTGATCCCGAGGCCGCGCGCGGTGCCCTCCTCGGCATCGAGTCCTCGGCCCGATCCGCCCTGACCGAACTGCGTCAACTGCTGGAGACCCTGCGCACCCCGCAGGGCGCCGAGCCGAGCGAATCCACGGTCAGCCTCGCCGCGCTTCCGCAGCTCATCGAGCACGCCCGCGAGAACGGCCTGCCGACCAGCTTCACCATCGTCGGGGAGCCGGTCGAGGTCCCCGCGCTCGCGCAGGTGAACATGTACCGCATTGCACAGGAGGCGCTGACGAACGCGCGCCGCCACGGCGGACCGGATGCCGCGGCCGACGTCCGGCTGCGGTACGACGTCGCCGATGTCGAGCTGGAGGTGACCAACACCGGTCGCGCATCATCGCTCGCCCGGCCCGGGCTCGGCATCGTGGGGATGCGCGAGCGCGCCGCGGCCTCGGGCGGCGAGATCGAGATCGGCCCGCGCGGGCGGGGCGGGTTCCTCGTGCGTGCGCGGATCCCGGTCCCTGCGCACGCCGGGCTCCGGGCATGAGGAGGCCCAGGACGAGCGGAGCGATGACAGGATCCGAAGGGCCGATCCGCGTGCTGCTCGTGGACGACCACGCCGTGATGCGCGCCGGCTTCCGGATGATCCTCGAGACCGAGCCCGACATCGTCGTGGCCGGCGAGGCTGCCACCGGCGTGGAGGCGGTCGCCGCGGCATCCGCTCTGCGCCCCGACGTCATCTGCATGGACGTCCAGATGCCCGACATGGACGGGCTCGAGGCGACCCGCCGCATCGTGGCGGATGCCGATCTCGACGCCGCGGTCGTGATCGTGACGACGTTCGACCGCGATGACTATTTGTTCCGGGCGCTCGCGGTCGGAGCCAGCGGCTTCCTGCTGAAGAACGCGGGTCCGGAAGAGCTCATCTCGGCCGTCCGCGTGGCCGCGGCCGGTGATGCACTGCTGGCCCCGGAGGTGACGCGGCGCGTGATCGAGCGCTTCGCGACGCTCGAGGACCCGGCGGCGAGCCGGGATCAGCCCGACGCCGTCTCCGCAGGCGGTTCGGCGCCACAGGCTCGCGAGGCGGACATGGCTGGGCCCGGATTCACCGATCGGGAGAAGGAGGTGCTCCACCTGCTTGCCCAGGCGCTGAGCAACGCCGAGATCGCCTCGCGCCTGTACATCGGCGAGGCGACGGTCAAAACGCACGTCTCGAACGTGCTGCAGAAGCTCGGCGCCCGAGATCGCGTGGCCGCCGTGGTCTACGCGCACCGGAACGGTCTGGCCTGAGGGCGCCATGGACGCGCTGAGCGGCGGTGACGGCGTACGACTCCCGCTCCGGCGAGCAGCTCGGCTGCCGCGCCGTGCGGGAGTTGTACGCCGTCCGAAACCGATCGGACCTACGCGGCGGCCGCAACCCGCTCGGTCGCATAGCGCTCGACGAGCGCGCCGAACGCCTCGAGGTACGCGACGAGGAATGCCGCGGTGGAGTCGTCCGTGACCTCGCCGGTCTCGGAGAACAGCCCGGGCGTGGACTGGACGTAGCCCTCGGGCTGGCCCAGCGTCGGGGCGTTCATGTGGCTGAGGATCGCCTTGAGGTGCTGCTGTGCCGCCGCGGTCGCGATGCCACCGCCGGAGGTGCCGATGACGGCGGTCGGCTTGCCACTGAAGGACGCCTGGCCGTACGGGCGCACCGACCAGTCCAGGGCGTTCTTGAGAACACCGGGGATCGAGCGGCTGTACTCGGGGGTCACGATGATGACGCCGTCGACGTCCGCGATCGCCTGCTTGAAATCGAGCGCCACCTGGGGGAAGGCGGCGTCGTGGTCGGGCGAGTAGAAGGGGAGGTCGGCGATGGGGATTTCGACCAGGGTGGTGCCCTCGGGGGCGAGACGTTCCAGGGACTTCGCCAGGCGGCGGTTGATCGAGGTGCTCGAGATGCTTCCGACGATGTAGCCGATGGTGCGGTCGCTCATGGGTTTCCTTCCAGACAAAGGGCAGCCCCCGGTGCGGGGGCCACCGTGGACGTTCCATCCCGATGCAAGGACGGCGCCCTCGGATGTATTCCCGTGCATCGGCTTCGCGGGTCGCGGCGCGGTCTCCCCCGGGCGGCGGAGCTGCCGGCGACGAAACCCACCCCCGGGGGGATGCCGGGTGCCGACGGTCTCCGTAGCGTTGTCCTCGATGCGGCGTGCGCCGCCCGTGGACAGCCGAGTGGAAAGACGGGGAACCAGGATGCTGGAACTCAGAGGGATCACGAAGAGCTATGGCGGGAGGAGGGTGCTGGACGACGTGTCGTTCGACGTACGGCCCGGCCGGCTCACCGGATTCGTCGGCGGCAACGGCGCCGGCAAGACCACGACCATGCGCATCGTCCTGGGCGTGCTCGCCGGAGACGGTGGCACGGTGACCCTCGATGGCACCCAGGTCACCGCGGCGGACCGTCGTCGATTCGGGTACATGCCCGAGGAGCGCGGTCTGTACCCGAAGATGAAGGTGCTCGAGCAGATCGTCTACCTCGCCCGGCTGCATGGCTATTCGAAGCCGGACGCCACCGGGAGAGCCCGGCTCCTCCTCGAACAGCTCGGCCTCGGCGAGCGCCTCGGCGACAACGTCGAGACCCTCTCTCTGGGTAACCAGCAGCGCGCGCAGATCGCCGCGGCGCTCGTGCACGAACCGCAGGTTCTCATCCTGGACGAGCCGTTCTCGGGCCTGGACCCCCTGGCCGTGGATGTCGTGGCGGGCGTCCTCCAGGAGCGTGCGGCGCGTGGCGCGGCCGTCCTGTTCTCCTCGCACCAGCTGGACGTGGTCGAGCGGCTCTGCGACGAGCTCGTCATCATCTCCGCGGGCGAGATCCGCGCCGCCGGCACGCGCGATGCCCTGCGCGCCGAGCATTCCCGGCGCCGTTACGAGCTCGTCTCGGCCAGCGACGCCGGATGGCTGCGCGACGAGCCGGGAGTCGAGGTCCTCGAGTTCGACGGCGGCTACGCCGTGTTCGAAACTGACGGTGAGCAGACCACCCAGCGTGTGCTGCGCCGCGCCGTCGCGCAGGGCGATGTCGCGAGCTTCGCGCCACAGCATCCGACGCTCGCCCAGATCTTCAAGGAGGTCATCCAGTGACCGTGCACACCAGCCCCTCGCCCGCGCGGGCGGGCGCCCCCAGCGCACCAAGCACCGCCCAGAGCATCGCGCTGGTCGCCGAGCGCGAGATCGCCTCGAAGCTGCGCAGCAAGGCGTTCGTCATCTCCACCGCCATCCTGTTCCTCGGTGCCCTCGCGCTGGTGGTGTGGGGCGGCTTCTCGGCGGGGAACACCTCCGGCACGCCGGTCGCGGTGACCAGCGACGCGGTGCAGTTCGTGCCGGAGAGTGCGAACTTCGAGATCACCGACGTCGCCGACCGCGCGGATGCCGAAGCCCTGGTCGCGTCGGGCGACGTGGATGCGGCGATCGTGGCCGACTCCTCATCACCGCTCGGGTTCACGGTCATCGCCGATTCCGAGGCGCCGACGCAGCTGATCCTCACGCTCGCCCAGGTACCCCCGGTCGAGTTGCTCAACCCCGATGACACCAACCCGGCGCTGCGGTATCTCGTCGCGATCGGCTTCGGCATCGTCTTCTTGCTCGCGGCATCCCTGTTCGGCGGCACGATCGCGCAGAGCGTCGTGGAAGAGAAGCAGACCCGGGTCGTCGAGCTGCTCATCTCGGCGATTCCGACCCGCGCCCTGCTGGCCGGCAAGGTCGTGGGCAACACGATCCTGGCGATGGGGCAGATCCTCGTGCTCGCAGCGGTGGCGATCATCGGGCTGACGGTAACGGGGCAGGGTGCGATCCTGCAGGGCCTCGGAGCGCCGATCGCCTGGTTCGCGGTGTTCTTCCTGTTCGGCTTCATCCTGCTCGCGTCGCTGTTCGCCGCGGCCGCCGCCATGGTGTCGCGCCAAGAGGACATCGGATCGACCACGACTCCGCTGACCATGCTGATCATGGCGCCGTACTTCCTGGTCATCTTCTTCAACGACAACCCGACGGTGCTGGCCGTCATGTCGTACGTGCCGTTCTCCGCACCCGTCGGGATGCCGATGCGCCTGTACCTGGGCGAGGCGCAGTGGTGGGAGCCGATCCTGTCGCTCCTCATCCTGATCGCCACGTGCGTCGCCGCGATCCTGATCGGCGCGAGGATCTACCAGAACTCGCTGCTGCGGATGGGCGCCCGCGTGAAGCTGCGGGACGCGCTGCGCGGCTGACGAACGTGAGCGTTGGATGCCTCCGCCACTGCGGCCGGGGCATCCATCATGTCGGCGGCAGCGTTCCGGGGAATATATTCGAGCGAATAAGGTTGACTCTGAGGGCCAATGGCGACCCACCCCCCGAATCGCAACACGTGAGGTCGCCATGACAACCACCCTGCACAGCCGCTCCGCCGACACGAACGCCCCCGTGCTCGACGTGTTGAGCGCGCGCTGGAGCCCGCGCGCGTTCGCCGGGGACGCTCCTATCGACGAGGCCAAGCTCGCGAGCGCCCTCGAGGCCGCGCGCTGGGCGCCGTCGGCGGGCAACAGCCAGCCCTGGCGCTTTCTGGTGGCTCGTCGCGGCAGCGCCGCGCACGACACCATCCATGACGCGCTCACCGGGTTCAACCGGGTGTGGGCCGACAAGGCGGCGGTGCTGATCGTGGCGATCGCCCAGACCGCGGACGACGCGGGCCGCCCGGCGGCCTTCGCCTCCTACGATCTCGGCCAGGCCGTTGCGCACCTGAGCGTTCAGGCGCATGCGGACGGACTCTACGTGCACCAGATGGGCGGCTTCGAGGCCGACGTGCTGCGTGAGCGGTTCGGCATCGGGTCGAACCTCGCGCCGGTCACCGTCATCGCCCTCGGCGAACTCGGCGACGCCGCGGACCTGCCCGAGGCGCTTCAGGAGCGCGAGTCGGCGCCGCGCGTGCGTCGACCGCTGTCCGACAGCATCCTCATCGACGCGTGAGAGCCGCGACCGCGGCCTGAGGCCCGCGCAGGGGCTGAGGCCCCGCAGAGCTGGGGCCGCGCGCCGCTGAGGCCCCCGCCGGGCTGAGGCCCCGCGCCTCAGCTCTCCTCGGGCCGCTCCACCAGCACGCCGTCCGCATCGGCCCATACGTGCCGGCCCGGCGTGAACGCGACCCCGGCGATGACGATCGGCACATCCACCTCGCCCGTCCCGTCTTTCGCGCTCTTTCGCGGATTGCTCCCGAGCGCCTTCAGGCCGATGGGCAGAGTGCGGATCGCCGCACGATCGCGAACGGCCCCGAAGACGATGATCCCGGCCCAGCCCTGATCGACAGCGGATGCCGCGATCACATCCCCGACGAGGGCCGACTCCAGCGATCCGCCGCCGTCGATCACCAGCACCGCGCCGTACCCCGGTCCGGCCAGGACCGCCTTGACCAGCGCATTGTCCCGATGGCACCGCACCGTGCGGATCGGGCCGTCGAATGCGGTGCGTCCGCCCAGGTCGTGCAGCTGGAGTGCCAGCGAGTTCAGCGCGTCCCCGCGCTGGTCGTACAGGTCCGCAGTCGCGATCGTCATGACGACCACGCTAGCCAGTCAGCGCTCGCCCGCGCTCAGATCGTTGTTGTTTTAAATCATTGAACTTCACTACAATGTCTCCCATGGCCAGTGTCGCTCTTCCCCGCACGATCTTCGGCGAGTACCACGACGAGTTCCGTGACGTGGTCCGCCGCTTCGTCGAGCGCGAGGTCACCCCCCACCTGGCCGCGTGGGGCGAGGCAGGACGCGTCGATCGGGACCTCTTCCGCAAGGCGGCCGAGACGGGACTGCTCGGAATCACCGCTCCCGAGGAGTTCGGCGGCGGCGGCATGGATGATTTCCGCTTCAATGCGATCGTCATCGAGGAGTTCGCTCGCGCCGGAGCGAGCGATGTGTCGATGTCCATCAGCGGCGAGAACGATCTCGTCGCGCCGTACTTCACCAACTTCGGCACCCGGGACCAGAACGAGCGCTGGCTCGCCCCGATGCTCGCCGGAGAGAAGGTCGGCGCGATCGCGATGACCGAGCCCGGCACGGGATCCGACCTCGCCGCGATCACGACCACGGCGATCCCGGACGGCGACGCTCTCGTGCTCAACGGCGCGAAGACGTTCATCTCGAACGGCCTGCTCGCGGACTTCTTCATCGTCGCCGTCCGCACCGACCCGTCCGCGGGCCGGAAGGGCATCAGCATGCTGATCGTCGATGCCGACGCTGCGGGATTCACCCGGTCCGGACCGCTGAAGAAGATCGGCCTGCCCGCGCAGGACACGGCGGAACTGTTCTTCCAGAACGTGCGCGTTCCCCGGACGAACGTGCTCGGCGGTGAGGGCGAAGGATTCACGAACATGCGCCGCAACCTCGCGATCGAACGTCTCAGCATCGCCATCACGTCGATGGCGCGCATGCGCGCGACCTTCGAGCAGGCACTCGCCTACGCCGGCGAGCGCCGTGCCTTCGGCGAGCGCATCGCCGACTTCCAGGCCAACCGCTTCTACCTCGCCGAGCTGGCGACCGAGATCGAGGTGACGCAGACCTTCATCGACCGCTGCATCCTCGATGCGTCCGGCCACGAACTGGATGAGATCACCGCGGCGATGGCCAAGTGGTGGGCGACCGAACTGCATCAGCGGGTCATCCAGCGCGCCCTGCAGCTGCACGGCGGATACGGCTTCATGCGCGAATACGCCGTCGCCCGCGACTACATGGATTCCCGGGTCGCCACGATCTTCGGCGGCACGACCGAGATCATGAAGGAGATCATCGGGCGCCGCCTCACCCGCTGAGCGCCGCACGCGAACGTTCGGCCGGGCTCGGCTCCGAGCGGCTCAGCGCGAAGCCGGCGGGTTCAGATCGGGGTGCAGGGCGGTGAAGAGCGAGTACGGCTGGCCGTCCGGGTCCGGTCCGCGCTCCTTGAACTCCCTGATCACCTCGTACAGGCGGTGCGTGAGCTCCTCCCGGTGCTGGTCGTTGATCTTGAGCCCGAGCCATGTGGTGTCGACGTCATCCGGCGGCAGGCCCGCGATCTGCTGCAGGAAGGTCTCGACCATCACCAGCGACCCGCCCGGCATCGACGTGCGCCAGGACAGCCCCGTCGCCCGGTACGGCACCTCCCGCGCGCCCTGAGCGCCGATGCGATCGGGATCGGCCGCGAGGAACCCGGTCTGCACGAGGGTGCGGACGTGGTGCAGCATCGTCCCCGGGTTCACGCCGAGCAGCTCGGCGAGCTCCTTGTTCGTGCGGGATTCGAATGCGCACAGGCGTAGCACGCGCAGTCGCGTCGCGGAGCTGAGTGCGCGGATCCGAGCCCGCGCAGCCGGATCGTCCTCGTGCAGGACGATCCGCTCTTCGGTCATGGCGTCAGCCTAACTCGGTGATTGACATTCCTCAATCAGTGTCGGACACTGATTGACATGTCTCAATCAGATGCCGATGGCACGGATCGTGACGTGATCGCCGAGGCACGTGCCGAATCCGAGCGCCCCGGCGGACTGGCGGGACCGGTCAGCGAGTGGAGGAACGACGACCGAACCGGCGACACGCGGGTGACGGACTCAGGGCCGACCGCGCCGCCCCGCAGCCTGTGGCGCGACCGCAACTTCCTCACCTTCTGGAGCGGGCAGGCCTTCAGCCAGTTCGGATCGCAGATCCAGGAGCTGGCGATTCCGGTCCTGGCGGTGCTCATCCTGAACGCGACGGAGCTGCAGGTGGGCATGCTCAGCGCCGCGGGGGTGGCCGCATTCCTCGTCGTCGGGTTGCCCGCGGGCGCCTGGATCGACCGCATGCGCAAACGGCGCGTGATGATCTGGGCCGATGCGGTGCGCGCGGTCGCGCTGACCGCACTCCCGCTGCTGTGGTGGCTCGGCGCGCTGCAGATGTGGCACCTCTATGCCGTCGCCCTGATCGTCGGGGTTGCGACCGTCTTCTTCGACGTGTCCTATCAGAGCATCATCCCGTCGCTGGTGCGCCCGGCGCAGATCGCCGAGGCGAACGGCAAGCTGCAGGCCACGTACGAGGTGGCGAACATCACCGGCCCCGGAATCGGCGGGTGGCTGATCGGCATCATCGCTGCGCCCTTCGCGATCCTCACGACCGTGGGCACGTACCTGATCTCGTTCGCTGCGCTGCTGTTCACGCGTGACGATGAGCCGGAGCGTGCCCCCGAAGATCGGGCCCCGATCCTCCACGAGATCTGGGAGGGCCTGCGGTTCGTCTTCGCCGAGAAGCTGCTCCGGCGGATCGTGGGCACGACGGCGACATCGAACTTCTTCAACATGGTCTCGACGACCATGCTGCCGATCTTCCTCCTGCGGGAGCTCGGACTCAGCCCGGCCTCGATGGGCGTCATCTTCTCGCTCGGCGCCGTCGGCGGATTGATCGGGGCCGTCGCGACCCCGCACATCGTGCGATGGCTCGGCGAAGCGCGATCGATCCCGCTCAGCTCCATCGGGTTCAGCGTCGTGGCCGTCTTTCTCCCGGTTGCCGCGATGGTGCCGTCCATCGCGTTCCCGTTGCTGGTCGCGCAGGGCTTCGTCGGCAGCTTCACTGTGCTCTGGTACAACGTCACCCAGGTGACCTTCCGGCAGCGGATCACGCCGCCGCGGCTGCTCGGCCGGATGAATGCGTCCATCCGCTTCGTCGTGTGGGGCGTGATGCCGATCGCGGCGGTGCTCTCCGGCGCCCTCGGCACGTGGCTCGGAGTGGTCGCGACGATGTGGATCGGGGCCGTCGGCCAGCTCCTCGCGGCGCTGTTCGTCCTCATCGGCCCGTTCTGGTCGATGCGCGACCTGCCCGACACCGAGGCACCCTCAGCCCGCTGAACCGTCGAGCGGCCCGTCGCTTGTCCCTTCGCGTGTCCCGCCACGCACGGCCGGATGCCGCGGCATCCGCTCGTGTGCCCCGTCCCTCCCCTGTTCACTTGCCCTGTTCGTACGCGAAACGAGACGATCGGCGTACATACAGGGCAAGTGAACAGAGGAGGCGGAGCGAACGCGCAGACGATCGCACAGCCCGCGGAGCGGGGGTATCGGAAGACGGTCGATTCCCGATCGCGGGAACGCGGATCGCGCTATCCCTGTGCGCGAGCGGTGTTCCCGGCCTATCGTGAAGCATGACCGCACGCATCCTGTCGATCGGAACCGCGACACCCCCGACGACGATCGCACAGGACCGCATCCGCGACTTCTTCGCCCAACAACCCGACTGCGACCGGCTCACGCAGCGCCTCATCCGCGCGACGTTCGACGCGGCCCAGATCGAGCGGCGGCACACCGTGCTGCCCGAACTGGGCGATGCCGGAGGCGACGGCATCTTCGTCGACGCCCAGGGGATGCTGCGCTCCCCCGGCACCGCGCTGCGCAACGCGGAGTACATCCGGCTCGCGCCGGAGCTCTCCCGCAGGGCGGCGCAGGCCGCCCTCGACGAGGCGGGGGTCGCGGCATCCCGGATCACGCACGTGGTCACTGTTTCGTGCACCGGATGCTTCGCCCCCGGCCCCGATTTCCGTATCGTCCGCGACCTGGGGCTGGCACCCTCCACGGAGCGCTACCACCTGGGATTCATCGGCTGCGCCGCCGCCTTTCCGGCGCTGCGGGCAGCCGAGCGGTTCTGCGCCGCCCAGCCCGACGCCGTCGTGCTCGTCGTCTGCACGGAGCTGTGCAGCCTGCACATCCGGCCGAGCGCGTCGCCGGACCAGATCGTCTCGTCCTCGGTGTTCGCCGACGGGTCGGCCGCGGCGGTCATCACCGCCGACGCGGCCGACCGCCCCGGCCTGGACCTCGAGCGGTTCGGCACGACGCTGACCAGCGAAGGCGAGGAGGACATGGCCTGGACCATCGGCGACGACGGGTTCGAGATGGTCCTGACCGGCGAGGTGCCCCGCATCATCGGACGAGAGATCCGTGGAGCGGTCGACAGCTTTCTCGCGGGCGACGTGCCGACGGCGTGGGCGATCC
Coding sequences within:
- a CDS encoding sensor histidine kinase; the protein is MPVLTVPAGATTRPRPTPNELRADIWLAGGLLLGAILSAALGSVAGVYGEDSTHLSWALLYTVALTAPLAVRRRFPEIAAVVVAVAFFVGVSLKVPELYVGNIALFIAMYTVGAWVDDRRRANLIRILIIVGMFGWLLITTFQSATAPTDEGFSRVGVFSPFVAFMLIQFLVNAAFFGGAYYMGDRAYAAAIERTALHERTVELERERERTSAQAVALDRVRIARELHDVVAHHVSAMGVQAGAARAVLERDPEAARGALLGIESSARSALTELRQLLETLRTPQGAEPSESTVSLAALPQLIEHARENGLPTSFTIVGEPVEVPALAQVNMYRIAQEALTNARRHGGPDAAADVRLRYDVADVELEVTNTGRASSLARPGLGIVGMRERAAASGGEIEIGPRGRGGFLVRARIPVPAHAGLRA
- a CDS encoding helix-turn-helix domain-containing protein — its product is MASRSYGQYCGVTTAVELIGERWAMLIVRDLLVGPRRYTDLKQGLPKIPTNILSTRLKELQEGGVVRRAPLYRTGLVYELTDYGRELEPIVLALGRWGFRQMGEPGPDDVVTADSLTMALRTAFRADAAAGLPAADYEVHVGEVALRVQVDGEHLRIAQLAPPAPPVGGRLPTGEADLVFAAGPGIRRLISGELTPAEAIAQDVLAVVSGRADLLEGFASTFHIDSPAAVPAAAA
- a CDS encoding response regulator transcription factor; translation: MTGSEGPIRVLLVDDHAVMRAGFRMILETEPDIVVAGEAATGVEAVAAASALRPDVICMDVQMPDMDGLEATRRIVADADLDAAVVIVTTFDRDDYLFRALAVGASGFLLKNAGPEELISAVRVAAAGDALLAPEVTRRVIERFATLEDPAASRDQPDAVSAGGSAPQAREADMAGPGFTDREKEVLHLLAQALSNAEIASRLYIGEATVKTHVSNVLQKLGARDRVAAVVYAHRNGLA
- a CDS encoding NADPH-dependent FMN reductase produces the protein MSDRTIGYIVGSISSTSINRRLAKSLERLAPEGTTLVEIPIADLPFYSPDHDAAFPQVALDFKQAIADVDGVIIVTPEYSRSIPGVLKNALDWSVRPYGQASFSGKPTAVIGTSGGGIATAAAQQHLKAILSHMNAPTLGQPEGYVQSTPGLFSETGEVTDDSTAAFLVAYLEAFGALVERYATERVAAAA
- a CDS encoding VOC family protein: MTHIFVNIPTSDLERAKAFYTALGAGINPLFTDENAACIVWDENVFFMVLTKEYFATFTDKQIIDPKTHAQTSIGLSRDSRDEVDAIMAAGLASGGTEPKPAQDYGFMYSRDLEDPDGNILGFLYMEPQAAEQGPEVYLAEHAQA
- a CDS encoding nitroreductase family protein — its product is MTTTLHSRSADTNAPVLDVLSARWSPRAFAGDAPIDEAKLASALEAARWAPSAGNSQPWRFLVARRGSAAHDTIHDALTGFNRVWADKAAVLIVAIAQTADDAGRPAAFASYDLGQAVAHLSVQAHADGLYVHQMGGFEADVLRERFGIGSNLAPVTVIALGELGDAADLPEALQERESAPRVRRPLSDSILIDA
- a CDS encoding ABC transporter ATP-binding protein, whose product is MLELRGITKSYGGRRVLDDVSFDVRPGRLTGFVGGNGAGKTTTMRIVLGVLAGDGGTVTLDGTQVTAADRRRFGYMPEERGLYPKMKVLEQIVYLARLHGYSKPDATGRARLLLEQLGLGERLGDNVETLSLGNQQRAQIAAALVHEPQVLILDEPFSGLDPLAVDVVAGVLQERAARGAAVLFSSHQLDVVERLCDELVIISAGEIRAAGTRDALRAEHSRRRYELVSASDAGWLRDEPGVEVLEFDGGYAVFETDGEQTTQRVLRRAVAQGDVASFAPQHPTLAQIFKEVIQ
- a CDS encoding dihydrofolate reductase family protein, which encodes MTGRIYIDLFLTLDGVAQAPGGPDEDRESGFPFGGWQAPLIGEVDGRSVGEGIAAMDALVLGRKTYDIFASYWPQHTGADAPIAQTFNRIPKYVASRHPLALDWAGTSQLGPDAVADVVALRDKHERIHVIGSIDFVQSLLAAGAYDELSLWVYPVVLGQGKKLFPDGAAPATMTLLERPLVSAQGAVLLRYGPAGEVRTGDMGADDRGL
- the rraA gene encoding ribonuclease E activity regulator RraA translates to MTIATADLYDQRGDALNSLALQLHDLGGRTAFDGPIRTVRCHRDNALVKAVLAGPGYGAVLVIDGGGSLESALVGDVIAASAVDQGWAGIIVFGAVRDRAAIRTLPIGLKALGSNPRKSAKDGTGEVDVPIVIAGVAFTPGRHVWADADGVLVERPEES
- a CDS encoding ABC transporter permease, with protein sequence MHTSPSPARAGAPSAPSTAQSIALVAEREIASKLRSKAFVISTAILFLGALALVVWGGFSAGNTSGTPVAVTSDAVQFVPESANFEITDVADRADAEALVASGDVDAAIVADSSSPLGFTVIADSEAPTQLILTLAQVPPVELLNPDDTNPALRYLVAIGFGIVFLLAASLFGGTIAQSVVEEKQTRVVELLISAIPTRALLAGKVVGNTILAMGQILVLAAVAIIGLTVTGQGAILQGLGAPIAWFAVFFLFGFILLASLFAAAAAMVSRQEDIGSTTTPLTMLIMAPYFLVIFFNDNPTVLAVMSYVPFSAPVGMPMRLYLGEAQWWEPILSLLILIATCVAAILIGARIYQNSLLRMGARVKLRDALRG